The genomic interval GCCTGAGGCGTTCTGGAGGAGTTCTGGGTCCGGACCGGCAGTCTGAGGCCGGTTGACACGTTGGGCCGGGTCAGGCGTTGACACAGTGCTGCTGACACAGAGGCCTCCAGTGCACGGGCATCGCCTTCGTCTGACAGGAAACGGGCCGCTCTCTCAAGACACGAAGAAAAGCCCTCCATGAACTGGTGCTTTTCTCCTCCTTCCTCATGTGCTTTCTTGGCCTGAGCGAAAGAGTTCTGCAAAAACAGGACGGTGTATTCCAGGATCTCCGCTTTCTCTAGTCTTCTTTGAGAAGGACCCTGTGAACACGAGAGGGGAGAATTTAGACCAATCAAACAGACTTTAGTAGAGAACACATATCCCTATATCATAAGAGACAGCATTATTAAAAAGCTCCTACATTGTGCTCAGAGAGGGGGGAATTTCAgacttaaagggatggttcactttaaaatgaaaattctgtcatcctttactcacactcaagttgtttcaaacctgtatgaatttctttcttcagctgaatgcaagggaagatattttgaagaatgtcagtaaccaatccgttaactggagccattgacttccatagtaggaaaaaaaactactatggaagtcaatggctccagttaactgtttggttacggacattcttcaaaatatcttcccttgtgttcagctgaagaaagaaattcatacaggtttgaaacaacgtgagtgtgagtaaaggatggcagcattttcattttaacgtgaactatccctttaagaatcaAACAGACTTATATTCTTAgcatacaatgtaaaaaaataaacaatgtctccaattgaacatgttctagtgactgatcacatctaagtTTTCCAATTGATGccatttaattcacagaaattcaattcctccaactgaaaaatgtagatgtaatcTGTCACAAGTTACACTTTTACAGTGTAAGAGACAACATTATGCTCAAAAGCTCTTACGTTGTGCTCAGGGCCTTGCAGAAGAAGAGTTCTCAGGTTGTCCAAACTCCGATTCATCCTTTCTCTTCTTCGCCTTTCTACCTGAGGCTTCATCAGCTGCAGAAACAATCAGACGGGTGTCAGTGGACAGGTCGGGCTTCACATGCATAGGCCAGTCTGCAGTGTTAGGATGAGATTTATGCACAGAAGCACATATTTACCTTTCTGTCCATTTTAACGTTCTCGGGCTCACC from Pseudorasbora parva isolate DD20220531a chromosome 3, ASM2467924v1, whole genome shotgun sequence carries:
- the her7 gene encoding hairy and enhancer of split related-7 → MKILGEPENVKMDRKLMKPQVERRRRERMNRSLDNLRTLLLQGPEHNGPSQRRLEKAEILEYTVLFLQNSFAQAKKAHEEGGEKHQFMEGFSSCLERAARFLSDEGDARALEASVSAALCQRLTRPNVSTGLRLPVRTQNSSRTPQAPHSQSSVCKRGLPSAGRDIVPNSNRLRLRSTDSSTRHAPARAASQSQAPVSQTVWRPWP